One Eubacteriales bacterium mix99 genomic window carries:
- the galE gene encoding UDP-glucose 4-epimerase GalE: protein MAVLVTGGAGYIGSHTCVQLLGAGYQVVVADNLYNSKKEAIYRVEQITGKKITFYESDLCDPDAVHRIFEQEDIDSVIHFAGYKAVGESVAKPLAYYRNNLLSTMVVLEAMKEFHVRNFVFSSSATVYGKPRTVPIREDFPTSATNPYGQTKLMIERILTDVQHANPEMNIAILRYFNPIGAHESGRIGEDPNDIPNNLAPYITQVAIGKLDKLKVFGDDYETADGTGIRDYIHVMDLADGHIAALKKLKKDCGLVVYNLGTGTGYSVLDMLHAFEKVVGQPIPYEIMGRRPGDIAQCYADPSKAEKELGWKASRSLEKMCQDSWNWQRENPDGYGEE from the coding sequence ATGGCAGTATTGGTAACGGGGGGTGCCGGCTATATCGGCAGTCATACCTGTGTACAGCTTCTGGGAGCAGGCTATCAGGTGGTTGTCGCAGATAACCTGTACAACAGTAAAAAAGAAGCGATTTACAGGGTGGAACAGATTACCGGGAAAAAAATAACGTTTTATGAATCGGATCTCTGCGATCCGGATGCAGTACATAGGATTTTCGAACAGGAAGACATAGATTCCGTGATTCATTTTGCAGGTTACAAAGCGGTGGGAGAGTCTGTAGCAAAGCCTCTGGCCTACTACCGAAACAATCTTCTGTCCACCATGGTCGTACTGGAGGCCATGAAGGAGTTCCATGTCCGGAATTTTGTATTCAGCTCCTCCGCAACGGTATACGGAAAGCCACGTACCGTACCGATACGGGAGGATTTTCCCACTTCTGCAACCAATCCCTATGGGCAGACGAAACTGATGATCGAGAGAATCCTGACGGATGTTCAACATGCCAATCCGGAAATGAATATTGCCATTCTCCGGTACTTCAATCCGATAGGTGCTCATGAAAGTGGACGGATCGGGGAGGATCCCAACGATATCCCCAACAATCTTGCTCCGTACATTACTCAGGTGGCCATTGGAAAGCTGGATAAGCTGAAGGTGTTCGGCGACGATTATGAAACAGCAGATGGAACCGGCATCCGGGATTATATTCATGTTATGGATCTGGCAGACGGACACATCGCCGCATTGAAAAAGTTGAAGAAGGACTGCGGCCTTGTGGTTTACAACCTGGGAACCGGAACAGGCTATTCCGTGCTGGATATGCTGCATGCGTTTGAAAAGGTGGTTGGACAGCCGATTCCCTATGAGATTATGGGGCGCAGGCCCGGGGATATTGCGCAGTGTTATGCGGACCCCTCCAAAGCGGAAAAGGAATTGGGCTGGAAGGCTTCCCGTTCTCTGGAAAAGATGTGTCAGGACAGTTGGAACTGGCAGCGGGAAAATCCTGATGGATACGGTGAGGAGTAG
- a CDS encoding sugar phosphate nucleotidyltransferase, protein MNHPNRTGGAAAGSPVTLVVMAAGMGSRYHGLKQIDPVGKSGEIIMDFSLYDAWKAGFRKVVFIISKDVEADFRETIGDKVSRFMEVHYAFQSMEDLPEGYDVPGGRTKPWGTAHAVFSCRHVVDGPFAVINADDYYGRKAFRLIHDYLVSMKEGETKGETYRYAMVGYTLENTMTENGSVARGVCTIDENANLQDIQERTRIEKRNGLSRYTEDGERWITIPEGSIVSMNLWGFGPSFLKELERNFPAFLNKILREDPLKGEFFLPSAVDVLLKTGKASVKVLHTPDRWYGVTYREDKPALVKALTHMQETGVYPEELWEDIGDEGIN, encoded by the coding sequence ATGAATCATCCGAACAGGACCGGAGGGGCTGCAGCGGGTAGTCCGGTTACTCTGGTTGTAATGGCCGCCGGTATGGGAAGCCGATATCATGGATTGAAACAAATTGATCCTGTCGGGAAAAGCGGCGAGATCATCATGGATTTTTCCCTGTATGATGCCTGGAAAGCCGGTTTTCGAAAAGTGGTCTTTATTATAAGCAAGGATGTGGAAGCGGATTTTCGGGAGACAATCGGTGATAAAGTCTCCCGGTTTATGGAAGTTCATTACGCTTTTCAGAGCATGGAGGATCTGCCGGAAGGATACGATGTGCCAGGGGGCAGGACAAAGCCATGGGGGACTGCTCATGCCGTGTTTTCCTGCCGGCACGTGGTCGATGGCCCCTTTGCGGTGATCAATGCAGATGATTATTATGGGAGAAAGGCCTTTCGGCTGATCCATGATTATCTGGTTTCCATGAAGGAAGGGGAAACGAAAGGCGAAACATACCGCTATGCCATGGTTGGCTATACCCTGGAGAACACCATGACGGAAAACGGATCTGTTGCAAGAGGGGTCTGTACCATTGATGAAAATGCCAATCTTCAGGACATTCAGGAACGGACCCGGATCGAAAAAAGGAACGGACTGTCCCGGTATACTGAGGATGGGGAACGTTGGATCACCATTCCGGAGGGAAGCATCGTTTCCATGAATCTATGGGGGTTTGGACCCAGCTTCCTGAAGGAATTGGAACGAAACTTTCCTGCCTTTCTGAATAAAATACTGAGGGAGGATCCGCTGAAAGGGGAATTTTTCCTCCCAAGCGCAGTGGATGTTCTGTTGAAAACCGGAAAAGCATCCGTAAAGGTATTGCATACGCCGGATCGGTGGTACGGAGTAACCTATCGGGAGGATAAGCCTGCATTGGTGAAGGCTTTAACCCATATGCAGGAGACGGGCGTTTATCCGGAAGAATTATGGGAGGATATTGGGGATGAAGGAATTAACTAA
- a CDS encoding aminoglycoside phosphotransferase family protein, whose product MKELTKERVQSAAEHFQFEGRFSEAMSYGSGHINDTFAARFERPDGKSRPYVLQRINTEVFQKPLELMENIVHVTDHIRNTVTQMGGDPFRETLTIIPAIDGRPVYCDREGEYWRAYLFIEGTVSYDTAESEQDLYQSARAFGKFQQMLADFPAETLYETIPDFHNTPDRVSKFKDALDRDLLGRAKSVQKEIDFVFRHEEETHRLVDLQKTGRLPLRVTHNDTKLNNVLIDRKTGEGVCIVDLDTVMPGLSLYDYGDSIRFGATYAAEDEPDLSRVNFDPGLFEAYTKGYLEIAGGVLTDCEIENLPMGAKLMTLECGIRFLTDYLSGDTYFKTDREGQNLDRCHTQFKLVSDMEKEWKTMADIVQRCTNWLV is encoded by the coding sequence ATGAAGGAATTAACTAAGGAAAGAGTTCAGTCAGCCGCAGAGCATTTTCAGTTTGAAGGGCGATTTTCGGAAGCCATGTCCTATGGCAGCGGGCATATCAACGATACCTTCGCAGCCCGGTTTGAGCGGCCGGACGGCAAAAGCCGGCCCTATGTCCTGCAGAGGATCAATACAGAAGTCTTTCAAAAACCGCTGGAGCTGATGGAGAACATTGTGCATGTGACGGATCATATCCGGAATACCGTGACCCAAATGGGAGGGGATCCCTTTCGGGAGACGCTGACAATCATTCCTGCCATCGATGGCCGTCCGGTTTATTGCGACAGGGAGGGGGAGTACTGGAGAGCCTATCTTTTTATTGAGGGGACGGTTTCCTATGATACAGCAGAAAGTGAACAGGATCTTTACCAATCCGCTAGAGCCTTCGGCAAATTCCAGCAAATGCTGGCTGATTTTCCGGCGGAAACCCTGTATGAAACGATCCCGGACTTTCATAATACACCGGATCGGGTTTCCAAATTCAAGGATGCACTGGACAGGGATCTGCTTGGCCGGGCAAAGTCGGTGCAAAAGGAAATTGATTTTGTATTCCGTCACGAGGAAGAAACCCATCGGCTGGTGGATCTGCAGAAAACAGGCAGGCTTCCCCTGCGGGTCACTCATAACGATACCAAGCTGAACAACGTTCTCATCGACCGGAAAACCGGGGAAGGCGTCTGTATTGTGGATCTGGATACGGTGATGCCGGGACTTTCCCTTTATGATTACGGGGATTCCATCCGTTTTGGAGCAACTTATGCAGCGGAGGACGAACCGGATTTGTCCAGAGTGAATTTTGATCCCGGCTTATTTGAGGCTTATACAAAAGGATATCTGGAAATCGCGGGAGGAGTGCTCACGGACTGTGAGATTGAAAACCTGCCCATGGGAGCCAAGCTGATGACGCTGGAATGCGGGATCCGCTTTCTGACGGATTACCTTTCAGGGGATACCTATTTCAAGACCGACCGGGAGGGGCAGAATCTGGACCGCTGCCACACGCAGTTCAAGCTGGTTTCTGATATGGAAAAGGAATGGAAGACCATGGCTGACATTGTACAGAGGTGTACAAACTGGCTGGTTTGA